A region from the Mustela erminea isolate mMusErm1 chromosome 2, mMusErm1.Pri, whole genome shotgun sequence genome encodes:
- the REELD1 gene encoding reelin domain-containing protein 1, whose translation MTQEKVKMRVLAVLGGWAWAALCLASCSAAFSHGAGSGACEDLQPKHIQAQPQDPQTHHVTIHTGRSSYSPGDTVPVTVRSSRDFMGFLLQARRVSDHQIAGTFVSMPPHSKAMACSQEADTVTHSDKSRKRNLSFEWKAPAQPVGDITFLLSVVQSYFVYWERIESSAVSQQTHLGAHTDHHEQLGSPMPSSGWSREATESSTPGTTPPRDLPQQHANIFAVAPTGAAEGNSLDPFPASFWATEFPGGGETLFQSSSHTATAVSNGQQPRGDINRILEPSLDIHGLERLIALRRFFSEGIASSSSTHLRTQDDPSFDSLETCLPSDRDEQDKMESSNRTMMRPPLSTAHFTYPQHLWLSEALTGNGAGAATPTPVFPPSATSRSLAAGAQSETWRPSPSFLTQPKRKEPRVGEEHGGDRMGYPRKTNPRPEVGQEGASALSAIQLRTPQLGILLCLSATLGMALAAGLRCLHDQYCHKRTEVSFSEPAGDAVARSDSGETVHVRKMRENSFVLVEADYNWTTSSVGSEKTVL comes from the exons ATGACACAGGAAAAGGTCAAGATGAGGGTCTTGGCTGTCCTTGGAGGCTGGGCTTGGGCAGCCCTctgcctggcttcctgctcagctgccTTTTCCCATGGTGCCGGCTCAGGGGCCTGTGAGGACCTGCAGCCCAAACACATTCAAGCCCAGCCTCAGGACCCACAGACCCACCACGTCACCATTCACACCGGTAGATCTTCCTACTCACCGGGTGACACGGTTCCAG TGACTGTGAGGAGCAGTCGAGATTTCATGGGATTTCTACTTCAGGCTCGAAGAGTGTCTGACCATCAAATAGCTGGCACTTTTGTTTCCATGCCTCCTCATTCCAAAGCAATGGCTTGTTCTCAAGAGGCTGACACCGTCACCCACTCTGACAAGTCCCGGAAGAGAAACCTGTCCTTCGAGTGGAAGGCCCCTGCCCAGCCTGTGGGGGACATCACATTCCT TCTGTCAGTTGTCCAGTCATATTTCGTTTACTGGGAGAGGATCGAATCGTCTGCTGTGTCTCAACAGACACACCTTGGAGCCCACACTGACCATCACGAGCAGCTCGGCTCACCCATGCCAAGCTCTGGCTGGAGTCGGGAGGCAACTGAGAGCTCCACACCAGGTACT ACCCCCCCCAGGGATCTTCCTCAGCAACATGCAAACATCTTTGCTGTTGCTCCAACTGGAGCTGCAGAGGGTAACAGCTTAGATCCCTTTCCTGCAAGTTTTTGGGCGACAGAgtttcctgggggtggggagactctGTTCCAGTCATCTTCACACACAGCTACTGCTGTCAGCAATGGCCAGCAACCCAGAGGGGACATCAACAGAATCCTTGAGCCATCCCTGGATATCCATGGGCTGGAGAGACTCATAGCTCTCAGGAGATTCTTCTCAGAGGGCATTGCTTCCAGTTCTAGCACCCACCTCAG GACCCAGGATGATCCAAGCTTTGATTCATTGGAAACTTGCCTACCCTCAGATAGAGATGAACAG gACAAGATGGAGTCCTCTAATAGGACCATGATGAGGCCCCCTCTGTCTACTGCCCATTTTACCTATCCTCAGCACCTCTGGTTGTCTGAAGCACTTACTGGCAATGGGGCTGGAGCAGCCACCCCAACCCCTGTCTTCCCCCCCTCTGCCACTTCCAGGTCACTTGCTGCTGGAGCCCAGTCAGAAACATGGAGGCCTTCTCCCAGCTTCTTAACTCAGCCAAAGCGCAAAGAGCCCAGAGTAGGGGAGGAACATGGTGGGGACAGAATGGGATACCCCAGGAAAACCAACCCAAGGCCTGAGGTTGGGCAAGAAGGAGCCAGTGCCCTTTCAGCGATCCAGCTCAGGACTCCCCAGCTGGGAATCCTGCTTTGCCTTTCCGCCACCTTGGGCATGGCCCTGGCTGCTGGCCTCCGCTGTCTACACGACCAGTATTGCCACAAACGGACAGAAGTGTCCTTCAGTGAGCCTGCAGGGGATGCTGTTGCCAGGAGCGATAGTGGTGAGACAGTGCATGTCAGGAAGATGAGGGagaacagttttgttttggttgaagCGGACTACAACTGGACCACGTCCTCTGTGGGTAGCGAGAAAACAGTGCTCTGA